AACCCAACAGAGTGCATCGTCTCGGGAGCAGATCGACTCGATTTTGCGCTCAGTGAAAACACTGTCTCAAAGAGCGTTGCAAGATGAATTGACAACTTGGCTCAACGCATTCGAAACAGAAGTTGGGAATAAAACTCCCGCAATTCTTGATGCGGATGAGAAAAATCTTAATGACTGGCTTCAGGCCATAAATGCCGAAAAGATGCCAATTTGCGAGGCACAGGCTGTCGGAGCGCTTGACGCATATTTCCATGGACTGCCACCTCTGAAACAAGCCAAAATCCGAAAGGACATTCCCGATAGTTTTGTATTCCAAGCTCTTCGTAAGCTTGCCTTGGATAATCTAGGCGTCGTATTTGTAAGTGGTGACTCTCAATTAAGGGAAGCTGCAAAAAAGCTCGATAATGTCGAAGTTTACGAAAGCTTAAAAGCTTTCATTCAGACTCCTGATATTCAAAATCTAATTTTGCAGGAAGAGGAGCGACAGAAAATCGAAGGAATTAAACAACGTATCACAACAAGCGAGGAAATAAGCGAATTGCTTAGTAATTCCATTAAGGACAAACTCGGTGAGAAAGTGGTATGGAAAAATGTAGGTTACGATGCCTACGATATTGATTCGTCTGACGCCACAATCTCGTCTTATGGAGAAGTTCAGGAGACCAATTTTCTGTGGAATGACTTATCCTATTATGGGGATGGAAGCTTTTCATTGCCATTCACGTCCACAATGGAGGTTTCGATTACTTTCTATATTTCAAAGAGCGACTGGTATTGCTTGTCTGATGATGAAGCTCCTCCTGTCTCAGATCATAATGATCACTATTTTGAGGCCGAAAGCGAAATCGAAATCATTGTAGAGGGGATTTTATCGTTCTCAGTTGGGGACGATATTTCACCGGATGATGAAGATCTAATTATTGCAGATACGGTGGAAATAGATTCTATTGAATCCATCGAATCCAATTGACACATTTCCTGTGGCGGCTCCGAATGATTTACACCTACCGCCTCAATCATAGGAGCTTTCGGATCGTATCATGATCCATGAGAACACATAAGACGAAAAACTTCTTCACACTGTGCAAAGTGTGCAAAAATCAGTTTTCTAGACCAAAAAATTTAGACTTTTTTATGGCTCTCAGTCAATAAATAGCATTATTTTTAAGTCCTAATAATTAATGAAATTTATGTCCGCCACATCACCTTTGCCACGCTACAAAAGCCTAAGTGAAAATGCTTGGTTGGTAGTGCCTCAAGCAGGATATGTAAGATCCTATGTCAACGCTTTGACTGAAAAGGGTGGCAAGTGTGGAGCCCCTTTTAGGCACGAAGATAGTGATGCCTTTCGGGTTGATGGTGTGGATGAGGACGTAATCCAAGAGGTTCTGGCATCTCTATCGAAACTATAGAGCATCACCAATCGACGCCTTTACGCGTTGAACCGTGCTCATGCCCTTCCCTGTGATTTTAGCTGTGTTTCTCACGGATTGGCCTGCTTTTAGGAGGCGCATAATATCACGGTGTTTAGCCAGGAAATCACTCCGTTCCAGTGTGCTGCCTTCTGGACGGCCTAACTTGCGCCCTTTCTTCTTAGCTTCCGCTAACCCCGATTTGATGCGGGTTGAAAGCGTTTCAACTTCGTTTCTCGCCATCTCTGCCAAGAGAGCAAGCATGATGGAGGCCGCAGGGTTGCGCTTCCCATTGCCCAGAAGGGTTTCAACTCCTTGTGCGTGCCAATAGAGGGAGACACCCTTTTCCTCCAGATTCTCAACGAAGCGATGCACGATGCTGTTCTTTCGGGCAAGACGGGACACTTCATGCACAAGCACCTTTTTAACGGCTCCTGATTCGGCCAGTGCTTCAACTTCTCTGAGGCCGTGCCGTTCCGTTTCTTGCGCACGTCCTGAAACGGTTTCCTCGCAGACGGCCACCACTTCATAACCTTTCTTGTCTGCATAGGAGCGCAGTTCTGAAACCTGCCTGTCTGTCTCCTGTTTAGCAGTCGAAACACGAACGAGAATGGCGACAGGGGTTTTGGCAGGTTTCTTCTCCATGCCGCCATTAATGCCAGAGTGTATTCAAATAAACAAGTGTTTTTGTGAATACACTTTCCGGCATGCCGTTGGATTGAAAACTAGGGCCAATCCAAGGCAAAACGAGGTCAATGATTTTTTGAATACACCTTTGACCTCGTTAGCTGACTTTCCGTTTACCAAAGGAAGCCAAATGGCTTGCCTCTGATCTGTTCGTATGCCTGCTGGAGGCTTGCTTCGTCCTTTGTCAGATAGCGGATGAATTCAACAAGGGCCGCAATGCCAGGAATGAACGTCCAGAAAAACACAAGGTAGATCAGCCCCCAGCCCCAGTTCCCAGCATAAAACTTGTGAACGCCAATCCCTCCAAGGAAGAATGTGAGGAGGCAAAGGGTTGTTTTCTCAGCAGTCCTACTCCCTTGCAAAGAAGGCAGGCTGCGAGTGTGGAGGCTGCAACCGCATTTCACGCAGATAACAGCGTGTTCCAGGGTTTCAGCTCCGCATGATTGGCAGTGCTTTTTTCCGATCAGCGGAGGGCAGCCACATTGGATACAGGCAACGGCGTTTTCAGGCAGTTCTTTGGCGCAGGTTCGGCAAAACATAGTTCGGGCTTTGGTTTTGAGGTTGTTGTTGATTTCCGGGGGAGGAATTGGCGATGAAGCGGCAGGCACCGATTCGGAGAGGGAAAAAAGCTCGCTGGCGAGTATGCCTAGTGGCTGCCATTGTTCGGCGGATTCACGCCATGCCATCGTCTGTGCCGAGCATTCCCCGGCTTCAATTTTGAGCCGCAATTCTTCGTTGCCGAAAGGGCCGGACTGTTGGCCGTCTTTAATGAGGTAGGTCTGCATGGCTTGTGCGCGGAGTGAAAATCACGACGGCAGAGCCAGGTGAGCCGGAGGTTAGTAAGTCGCACATAGACGACCCCATGCCCTTTTACCTCTCGGCATGCCGGGAGGCTGGACATATGAGCATGGCCCCCGGCTCGTATGAGCAGAGGGTGTCGAATGCGGCCAACACCGAGCCGCTATGTGTGCGAGGTTACTACGCCCCGGTTCAGCGGATGCCGAACGCTCAAACCCTAGCGGCTAGGAGGCACCTGTAAAGGGGCCAAATCGCATAGCTGAATTAACGATAAATTTTTTACGCAAAAGGAGCTATTCCTTTTGCGGGAGTCAATCGGTGCTATTTGGAGCGCCAAAGGGCCTCATGCTGGTGAACGTGGTTTGATTGGATATTTTGAATGACCTCTTCCAGCAGCATTTGAAAATAATAGGGATCTTGAAAAAGCCCTTCATTGCTATCGAATGCGTTCACGGTTACATTGATATCACCTTCGAAAGTCTCG
This is a stretch of genomic DNA from Prosthecobacter dejongeii. It encodes these proteins:
- a CDS encoding PIN domain-containing protein — its product is MIRIILDTTVFHQNSTLKGQDFRLLTTLSKAGALKLFLPYVVEKEFLTQQSASSREQIDSILRSVKTLSQRALQDELTTWLNAFETEVGNKTPAILDADEKNLNDWLQAINAEKMPICEAQAVGALDAYFHGLPPLKQAKIRKDIPDSFVFQALRKLALDNLGVVFVSGDSQLREAAKKLDNVEVYESLKAFIQTPDIQNLILQEEERQKIEGIKQRITTSEEISELLSNSIKDKLGEKVVWKNVGYDAYDIDSSDATISSYGEVQETNFLWNDLSYYGDGSFSLPFTSTMEVSITFYISKSDWYCLSDDEAPPVSDHNDHYFEAESEIEIIVEGILSFSVGDDISPDDEDLIIADTVEIDSIESIESN
- a CDS encoding recombinase family protein; its protein translation is MEKKPAKTPVAILVRVSTAKQETDRQVSELRSYADKKGYEVVAVCEETVSGRAQETERHGLREVEALAESGAVKKVLVHEVSRLARKNSIVHRFVENLEEKGVSLYWHAQGVETLLGNGKRNPAASIMLALLAEMARNEVETLSTRIKSGLAEAKKKGRKLGRPEGSTLERSDFLAKHRDIMRLLKAGQSVRNTAKITGKGMSTVQRVKASIGDAL
- a CDS encoding NINE protein; this translates as MQTYLIKDGQQSGPFGNEELRLKIEAGECSAQTMAWRESAEQWQPLGILASELFSLSESVPAASSPIPPPEINNNLKTKARTMFCRTCAKELPENAVACIQCGCPPLIGKKHCQSCGAETLEHAVICVKCGCSLHTRSLPSLQGSRTAEKTTLCLLTFFLGGIGVHKFYAGNWGWGLIYLVFFWTFIPGIAALVEFIRYLTKDEASLQQAYEQIRGKPFGFLW